A window from Deltaproteobacteria bacterium PRO3 encodes these proteins:
- a CDS encoding carboxylesterase family protein, producing the protein MDLRSRGLFLAFCGAILAWAGPPPSLAQSSNGTLVQVSGGSLEGIASGDVVSYKGIPYAAPPVGELRWRPPKPVKPWRGVRKAESYGHDCVQKVIPGDAGASGSAQGEDCLVLNVWRPVTIPPGAKLPVLVWIHGGGFLNGAASVPFFDGGPFARQGLIVASINYRLGRLGFFAHPALSAEGDLPLANYALLDQLAALRWVQENIAAFGGDPGQVTVVGESAGGISIVHLLTWPAARGLFHRAAVLSGGGRDYIVQHRKLREATGTLPSAEDSGVAFAQAEGIAGRDAAALKALRALPVERVNGDMSMAALLTLPPTYAGGPVHDGDVVTAQPERHFTKGNFMRVPLLVGTTGDDLAGVFPPDTTRPLDFFGPEAPRARRLYDPEGNLPVEKLTSRIGVDMTMHEPARFLARQMTAAGQAAWLYRFDYVAESLRPKVASAPHAGELSYLFDQMEARYGKAVTERDRAMARTFHQYFANFAKSGDPNGPGLPPWPAFTAGKFELMLFAEDGSARMRADPWEKRLRLVERAMDAGASTAE; encoded by the coding sequence ATGGATTTAAGGAGTCGTGGGCTTTTCCTGGCCTTCTGCGGCGCGATCCTGGCCTGGGCCGGCCCTCCGCCGTCCTTGGCGCAATCCTCCAACGGAACGCTCGTCCAGGTATCCGGCGGCTCCCTCGAAGGCATCGCCTCCGGGGACGTCGTGTCCTACAAGGGCATACCCTACGCCGCCCCTCCCGTCGGCGAGCTGCGCTGGAGGCCGCCGAAGCCGGTCAAACCTTGGCGCGGAGTTCGGAAGGCCGAGAGCTACGGTCACGACTGCGTTCAGAAGGTCATCCCCGGCGACGCGGGGGCCAGCGGCTCGGCGCAGGGAGAGGATTGCCTCGTGTTGAATGTATGGCGCCCAGTGACGATCCCGCCCGGCGCCAAGCTCCCCGTCCTGGTCTGGATTCACGGCGGCGGCTTTCTCAACGGCGCCGCCTCCGTCCCCTTCTTCGACGGCGGCCCCTTCGCGCGTCAGGGTCTGATCGTCGCTAGCATCAATTACCGGCTCGGCCGACTGGGGTTTTTCGCGCATCCCGCGCTCAGCGCCGAGGGCGACCTGCCGCTCGCCAACTACGCCCTCCTCGACCAGCTCGCCGCCCTGCGATGGGTGCAAGAAAATATCGCGGCCTTCGGGGGCGACCCGGGACAAGTGACGGTCGTCGGAGAGTCGGCGGGCGGCATCTCGATAGTGCATCTGCTCACCTGGCCCGCGGCGCGCGGCCTGTTCCACCGCGCGGCGGTGCTGTCGGGCGGGGGCCGCGATTATATTGTCCAACATCGCAAGCTCCGGGAGGCGACGGGGACCTTGCCTTCCGCCGAGGACAGCGGGGTCGCCTTCGCTCAGGCCGAGGGCATCGCCGGCCGCGACGCCGCGGCCCTGAAGGCCCTGCGCGCCCTGCCCGTCGAGCGAGTCAACGGGGATATGAGCATGGCCGCGCTGCTCACCCTGCCCCCGACCTATGCCGGGGGGCCGGTCCACGACGGAGACGTCGTCACGGCCCAACCCGAGCGGCATTTTACCAAGGGGAATTTTATGCGGGTGCCTCTCCTCGTCGGCACGACGGGAGACGATTTGGCCGGGGTCTTTCCGCCGGACACGACGCGGCCGCTGGATTTCTTCGGTCCCGAGGCGCCGCGGGCGCGGCGCCTCTACGATCCGGAGGGAAATCTCCCCGTCGAGAAGCTGACCTCGCGGATCGGCGTCGACATGACGATGCACGAACCCGCGCGCTTCCTCGCCCGGCAGATGACGGCCGCCGGACAAGCCGCCTGGCTGTACCGCTTCGACTACGTCGCCGAATCGCTGCGCCCGAAGGTGGCGAGCGCCCCGCACGCCGGAGAGCTGAGCTATCTTTTCGACCAAATGGAAGCGCGCTACGGCAAGGCGGTGACGGAGCGGGATCGGGCCATGGCGAGGACCTTCCACCAATACTTCGCCAATTTCGCGAAGTCCGGCGACCCCAACGGACCGGGCCTGCCGCCCTGGCCGGCCTTCACGGCGGGCAAATTCGAGCTGATGTTGTTCGCGGAGGACGGTTCGGCCCGAATGCGGGCCGACCCCTGGGAAAAGCGCCTCCGGTTGGTGGAGCGGGCGATGGACGCCGGGGCCTCGACGGCGGAATGA